One segment of Pyricularia oryzae 70-15 chromosome 3, whole genome shotgun sequence DNA contains the following:
- a CDS encoding exoglucanase 1, translating into MQLTKAGVFLGALMGGAAAQQVGTQTAENHPKMTWKKCTGKASCTTVNGEVVIDANWRWLHDASSKNCYDGNRWTDSCRTASDCAAKCSLEGADYAKTYGASTSGDALSLKFVTRHDYGTNIGSRFYLMNGASKYQMFSLLGNEFAFDVDLSTIECGLNSALYFVAMEEDGGMKSYSSNKAGAKYGTGYCDAQCARDLKFVGGKANIEGWKPSSNDANAGVGPYGACCAEIDVWESNAHAFAFTPHPCTDNKYHVCQDSNCGGTYSDDRFAGKCDANGCDINPYRLGNTDFYGKGKTVDTSKKFTVVTRFERDALTQFFVQNNKRIDMPSPALEGLPATGAITAEYCTNVFNVFGDRNRFDEVGGWSQLQQALSLPMVLVMSIWDDHYSNMLWLDSVYPPDKEGSPGAARGDCPQDSGVPSEVESQIPGATVVWSNIRFGPVGSTVSK; encoded by the exons ATGCAGCTCACCAAAGCAGGCGTCTTCCTGGGGGCGCTGATGggcggggcggcggcgcagcAGGTGGGCACGCAGACGGCCGAGAACCACCCCAAGATGACGTGGAAAAAGTGCACGGGCAAGGCGTCGTGCACGACGGTCAACGGCGAGGTGGTCATCGACGCCAACTGGCGCTGGCTGCACGACGCCAGCAGCAAGAACTGCTACGACGGCAACAGGTGGACCGACTCGTGCCGGACGGCGTCCGACTGCGCCGCAAAGTGCTCGCTCGAGGGCGCGGACTACGCCAAGACGTACGGCGCCTCCACCAGCGGCGACGCGCTGTCGCTCAAGTTCGTCACCAGGCACGACTACGGCACAAACATTGGCAGTCGCTTCTACCTCATGAACGGAGCTTCCAAGTATCAAATGTTCAGCCTGCTCGGCAACGAGTTTGCCTTTGACGTGGATCTTTCCACCATCGAGTGCGGGCTCAACTCGGCGCTGTACTTTGTT GCCATGGAGGAAGATGGTGGCATGAAGAGCTACTCGAGCAACAAGGCTGGTGCCAAGTACGGAACGGGCTACTGCGATGCTCAGTGTGCTCGTGATCTCAAGTTTGTTGGAGGCAAG GCAAACATTGAAGGATGGAAGCCGTCGTCCAACGATGCCAACGCCGGAGTCGGTCCGTATGGTGCCTGCTGCGCCGAGATTGACGTTTG GGAGTCCAACGCCCACGCCTTTGCATTCACTCCTCACCCTTGCACCGACAACAAGTACCACGTCTGCCAGGACAGCAACTGCGGTGGCACATACTCTGACGACCGGTTCGCTGGCAAGTGCGAT GCCAACGGATGCGACATCAACCCCTACCGTCTGGGCAACACCGACTTTTacggcaagggcaagacgGTCGACACCTCCAAAAAGTTCAC CGTCGTGACCCGCTTCGAGCGCGACGCCCTGACGCAGTTCTTTGTGCAAAACAACAAGCGCATCGACATGCCCAGCCCGGCGCTCGAGGGCCTCCCCGCGACGGGCGCCATCACGGCCGAGTACTGCACCAACGTCTTCAACGTCTTTGGCGACCGCAACCGCTTCGACGAGGTCGGCGGCTGGTCGCAGCTGCAGCAGGCCCTGTCGCTGCCCATGGTCCTCGTCATGAGCATCTGGGACGACCACTACTCCAACATGCTCTGGCTCGACTCGGTCTACCCGCCCGACAAGGAGGGCTCCCCGGGCGCCGCCAGGGGTGACTGTCCCCAGGACAGCGGCGTGCCGTCCGAGGTGGAGTCGCAGATTCCTGGCgc TACCGTCGTATGGAGCAACATCCGCTTCGGACCCGTCGGCTCTACCGTTAGTAAGTAA